One Sneathiella sp. P13V-1 genomic region harbors:
- the ugpE gene encoding sn-glycerol-3-phosphate ABC transporter permease UgpE, whose product MIENRPLLKIFSHVVLILGVILVAFPIWVTFVASTHDATRMTELPLPLLPGSHFFENLETVLFVGLYGGDASGMGYMLLNSTVMALMIAIGKIVISLLSAFAIVYFRFRFRMFFFWMIFITLMLPVEVRILPTFEVIANLGMLDTYWGLTVPLIASATATFMFRQVFLTIPDELLEAARIDGAGPLRFFKDILIPMSRTNIAALFVILFIFGWNQYLWPLLVTTDQSMYTIVMQIGNMLEAGEEVPQWHLIMLITLLAIIPPVLVVVGMQKLFVQGLTETEK is encoded by the coding sequence ATGATTGAAAATAGACCCCTTCTGAAAATCTTCTCCCATGTTGTCCTGATCTTGGGTGTCATTCTTGTTGCCTTTCCGATTTGGGTAACCTTTGTGGCCTCCACCCATGATGCGACACGGATGACAGAACTTCCTTTACCGTTGTTGCCGGGTTCTCATTTTTTTGAAAATCTGGAGACGGTTCTGTTTGTCGGTCTTTATGGCGGTGATGCCTCTGGCATGGGATACATGTTGCTCAACAGCACCGTGATGGCGCTGATGATTGCGATCGGTAAGATCGTAATCTCGCTATTGTCCGCCTTTGCGATTGTTTACTTCCGCTTCCGTTTCCGCATGTTCTTCTTCTGGATGATTTTTATCACCCTGATGTTGCCGGTTGAGGTACGTATCCTGCCAACCTTTGAAGTGATCGCGAACCTTGGAATGCTGGATACATATTGGGGACTGACGGTTCCGCTGATTGCTTCTGCAACGGCAACCTTCATGTTCCGTCAGGTCTTCCTGACCATTCCAGATGAACTGCTTGAAGCCGCCCGAATTGATGGCGCGGGTCCGTTGCGTTTCTTTAAAGATATTCTGATCCCAATGTCTCGCACAAATATCGCGGCATTGTTTGTGATCCTGTTTATCTTCGGTTGGAACCAGTATCTGTGGCCGCTTTTGGTGACAACAGATCAGAGCATGTACACCATCGTGATGCAGATCGGTAATATGTTGGAAGCCGGTGAAGAAGTGCCGCAATGGCATTTGATTATGTTGATTACTCTGCTTGCCATTATCCCGCCGGTGCTGGTCGTGGTTGGAATGCAGAAACTGTTTGTTCAAGGTCTGACAGAGACTGAGAAGTAA
- a CDS encoding 2-hydroxychromene-2-carboxylate isomerase, which produces MEIEYFYASYSAYAYIGAAELYRIAKKHGAKIIHKPMDLRQVMPASGSQSFAERSDAHKKYFFNREIIRWAEYRGITIMEKIPTHHNNSIKLSNCMLIAADNAGLDVAALAEEMMRAHWVDDADLDNRSDLQKMCEAVGMKADDLFAAAETDAVVGQYDANTQEAIDRDVFGSPTYFVGGDMFYGQDHLELVERALLKPFKGSWPL; this is translated from the coding sequence ATGGAAATTGAGTATTTTTACGCTTCCTACTCAGCCTATGCCTATATCGGCGCGGCTGAGTTATATCGCATTGCCAAGAAACATGGTGCCAAAATCATCCATAAACCAATGGATCTGAGACAGGTTATGCCGGCATCCGGCTCTCAATCTTTTGCCGAACGCAGTGACGCCCACAAAAAATACTTCTTTAACCGGGAGATTATCCGCTGGGCGGAATACCGCGGCATTACGATAATGGAAAAGATCCCAACCCATCATAACAACAGCATCAAATTGTCTAACTGCATGCTCATTGCAGCTGACAATGCTGGGCTGGATGTTGCGGCACTTGCCGAAGAAATGATGCGGGCTCATTGGGTGGATGACGCGGATCTGGATAACAGATCAGATCTTCAGAAAATGTGCGAAGCTGTCGGAATGAAAGCAGATGATCTGTTTGCAGCCGCAGAAACCGATGCGGTTGTTGGTCAGTATGACGCGAACACTCAAGAAGCCATCGACAGAGATGTTTTTGGATCCCCAACCTATTTCGTAGGCGGCGATATGTTCTATGGACAGGACCATTTGGAACTGGTCGAACGTGCCCTGCTGAAACCGTTTAAAGGTAGCTGGCCTTTATAA
- the ugpA gene encoding sn-glycerol-3-phosphate ABC transporter permease UgpA: protein MLKRVHFEPSILPYLLVAPQILVTIIFFIWPASQALYQSLLVEDAFGLSTQFVWFQNFEELFADPHYWGSFKRTFIFSFLVAGLSMSIALLLAIMADRVIKGSGLYRTLLIWPYAVAPAAAGALFFFLFNPSLGFIPYALQFFGYEWNHKLNGNEAMALIIFAAAWKQIAYNFLFFLAGLQSIPKSLIEAAAIDGAGPGRRFWTIVFPLLSPTTFFLLVVNVVYAFFETFGIVDAMTSGGPANSTQILVYKVYSDGFVGLDLGGSAAQSAVLMLIVVALTVFQFRFVEKKVEY from the coding sequence ATGCTGAAACGTGTGCATTTTGAGCCGTCCATATTGCCGTATCTGCTGGTTGCACCGCAGATCCTTGTGACGATCATCTTTTTTATCTGGCCCGCCAGTCAGGCACTTTACCAATCCTTATTGGTTGAAGATGCGTTCGGACTTTCTACACAATTTGTGTGGTTCCAAAATTTCGAAGAACTGTTTGCCGACCCGCATTACTGGGGCTCCTTTAAAAGAACATTTATTTTCTCGTTCCTGGTTGCAGGTCTTTCCATGTCAATCGCCCTTCTGTTGGCGATTATGGCAGATCGGGTCATTAAGGGTTCAGGACTATATCGAACACTTTTGATTTGGCCTTATGCGGTGGCTCCTGCAGCAGCTGGCGCCCTGTTTTTCTTCCTCTTTAATCCATCACTTGGCTTTATCCCTTATGCCTTGCAGTTCTTTGGATATGAGTGGAACCACAAACTCAATGGCAATGAAGCCATGGCGCTGATTATCTTTGCGGCTGCCTGGAAGCAGATTGCCTATAACTTCTTATTCTTCCTTGCGGGGCTTCAATCCATTCCAAAATCCTTGATTGAAGCTGCGGCAATTGATGGGGCAGGCCCGGGACGTCGTTTCTGGACGATCGTGTTCCCGCTTCTCTCTCCAACAACGTTTTTCCTGTTGGTTGTGAACGTGGTGTACGCGTTCTTCGAAACCTTCGGTATCGTTGATGCGATGACATCTGGTGGACCTGCCAACTCCACGCAAATTCTTGTGTATAAAGTATACAGCGACGGTTTTGTCGGGTTGGACCTTGGTGGGTCAGCTGCACAGTCGGCGGTGCTGATGTTGATCGTGGTCGCCCTTACCGTGTTCCAATTCCGCTTTGTTGAGAAGAAGGTCGAGTACTAA
- a CDS encoding sn-glycerol-3-phosphate import ATP-binding protein UgpC has protein sequence MASVTLENIQKTYPNGFKAIHGVDVDIKDGEFLVLVGPSGCGKSTLLRMIAGLETITEGSLKIGGNEVNNLEPSKRDIAMVFQNYALYPHMTVYNNMAYGLKIMGLSKEEIDQRVKNAASILELTEEQLTRKPRQLSGGQRQRVAMGRAIVRKPSVFLFDEPLSNLDAKLRVQMRVEIKQLQESLGITSVYVTHDQVEAMTLGHRLMVLNAGNVEQLGTPLELYDKPASLFVAGFIGSPAMNILDANISADGGQVTLADGTAIPVGNGGVKGYENKAVKLGIRPEHLEMSGDNDKSVPLTVTLVEHLGADTLLHGHFGNDKTDLTLRQSGTHLVKAGDVLPITITRDHIHLFDPETERRIEF, from the coding sequence ATGGCAAGCGTAACACTTGAAAATATCCAGAAAACCTATCCAAACGGGTTTAAGGCAATCCACGGTGTGGATGTGGATATCAAAGACGGTGAGTTTCTGGTTCTTGTTGGTCCTTCAGGCTGTGGTAAATCCACATTGCTTCGAATGATCGCTGGTCTTGAAACCATCACCGAAGGCTCCTTGAAAATTGGTGGCAACGAAGTCAACAATCTGGAACCATCAAAGCGTGATATCGCCATGGTTTTCCAAAATTATGCGCTGTATCCGCATATGACGGTCTATAACAACATGGCATATGGCCTGAAAATTATGGGCCTCAGCAAGGAAGAGATTGATCAGCGTGTGAAAAACGCGGCGTCTATCCTTGAACTAACTGAAGAACAGCTGACACGTAAACCGCGTCAGCTTTCAGGTGGTCAGCGTCAGCGCGTGGCTATGGGCCGTGCGATTGTTCGCAAACCAAGCGTCTTTTTGTTTGATGAACCGCTCTCCAATCTTGATGCGAAGCTGCGCGTGCAGATGCGCGTTGAGATCAAACAGCTTCAGGAAAGCCTGGGCATCACCAGCGTATATGTGACGCACGATCAGGTGGAAGCGATGACGCTTGGTCACCGTTTGATGGTTCTAAATGCGGGTAATGTCGAACAGCTTGGCACACCGCTTGAGCTCTATGATAAGCCTGCGTCCTTGTTTGTTGCCGGATTTATCGGATCACCTGCCATGAATATTCTGGATGCCAATATTTCGGCTGACGGTGGTCAGGTAACCTTGGCAGATGGCACCGCAATTCCTGTCGGAAATGGTGGCGTTAAAGGATATGAAAACAAAGCAGTGAAACTGGGTATCCGCCCTGAGCATCTTGAAATGTCAGGCGACAATGACAAATCTGTCCCGCTCACTGTGACCCTTGTTGAGCATCTGGGTGCAGACACGCTTCTTCATGGTCATTTTGGAAATGATAAAACAGATCTGACATTGCGTCAGTCAGGCACGCATTTGGTGAAAGCAGGAGATGTTCTGCCAATTACCATTACCCGCGATCATATCCACCTGTTCGATCCGGAAACTGAACGCCGGATCGAGTTTTAA
- the glpK gene encoding glycerol kinase GlpK, whose protein sequence is MDKFILAIDQGTTSTRAILFDKDMKAAAVGQQEFTQHFPASGWVEHDAEEIWQSTLNTINEAMDKVSASASDIKAIGITNQRETTVIWDRKTGAPIHNAIVWQDRRTADYCQSLKDKGLEGNFTAKTGLLLDPYFSGTKVRWLLENVEGARARAENGELAFGTIDTYLLWKLTDGKAHATDATNASRTLMYDIIKGKWSSELTDILEIPEAILPEVKDSAADFGTTDLFGAPIPITGIAGDQQAATVGQACFKPGMMKSTYGTGCFAILNTGDTPVMSENRLLTTIAYQLDGKTTYALEGSIFVAGSAVQWLRDGLQIIDEAAQSGEHAEKADPEQEVIMVPAFVGLGAPYWDAECRGAMYGLTRGTGAAEICKAALESVCYQTRDLLEAMQADMGGTGDTVLRVDGGMVASDWTMQCLSDFLNAPVDRPEILETTAIGAAYLAGLKVGFYPEPGEFAKSWKCETRFAPKMAEDTRNSKYANWKDAIGRTLSNYKET, encoded by the coding sequence ATGGACAAATTCATTCTGGCCATTGACCAAGGAACTACATCCACACGGGCCATACTTTTTGATAAAGATATGAAAGCTGCGGCTGTGGGGCAGCAGGAGTTTACCCAACATTTCCCTGCCTCCGGGTGGGTGGAGCACGATGCGGAAGAAATCTGGCAGTCCACCCTGAACACCATTAATGAGGCCATGGATAAAGTGAGCGCTTCGGCCTCCGATATCAAGGCGATAGGGATCACCAATCAGCGAGAAACAACTGTAATCTGGGACAGGAAAACAGGCGCGCCGATCCACAATGCCATCGTCTGGCAGGATCGCCGCACTGCGGACTATTGCCAATCCTTAAAAGACAAAGGGCTGGAGGGCAATTTTACAGCCAAAACCGGCCTGTTACTCGACCCATATTTTTCAGGAACAAAGGTTCGCTGGCTCCTTGAAAATGTGGAAGGCGCGCGTGCAAGGGCAGAGAATGGCGAACTCGCCTTTGGCACCATCGACACTTACCTGCTGTGGAAACTGACAGATGGCAAGGCTCACGCGACCGATGCCACCAACGCAAGCCGCACCCTGATGTATGATATCATCAAAGGAAAATGGTCGTCTGAGCTCACAGATATCTTGGAAATACCGGAAGCGATCCTGCCTGAGGTAAAAGACAGTGCCGCCGACTTTGGCACAACTGACCTGTTTGGCGCGCCTATTCCCATTACGGGCATAGCCGGGGATCAGCAGGCTGCAACTGTTGGGCAGGCGTGCTTCAAACCTGGTATGATGAAATCCACCTACGGCACAGGCTGCTTTGCAATCCTCAACACAGGTGACACGCCTGTCATGTCAGAAAATCGGCTCCTGACAACGATCGCTTACCAACTTGATGGCAAAACAACATACGCCTTGGAAGGCTCCATTTTTGTGGCAGGTTCAGCCGTTCAATGGCTCCGTGATGGGTTACAAATCATTGATGAGGCTGCACAATCAGGCGAACATGCTGAAAAAGCTGATCCAGAACAGGAAGTTATTATGGTGCCTGCTTTTGTTGGGCTTGGCGCCCCCTATTGGGATGCGGAATGTCGCGGTGCCATGTATGGCCTCACACGCGGAACCGGTGCCGCTGAGATCTGCAAGGCCGCCCTCGAAAGTGTGTGTTATCAAACCCGGGACCTATTGGAGGCTATGCAAGCGGACATGGGCGGCACAGGGGATACTGTCCTTCGGGTTGATGGGGGGATGGTCGCATCGGACTGGACCATGCAATGCCTGTCAGATTTCTTGAACGCCCCCGTTGATCGCCCTGAAATTCTGGAAACAACAGCCATTGGTGCGGCTTATCTGGCGGGCCTAAAGGTTGGTTTTTATCCTGAACCAGGTGAATTTGCCAAAAGCTGGAAATGCGAAACCAGGTTCGCGCCAAAAATGGCGGAAGACACACGCAATAGCAAATATGCTAATTGGAAAGATGCAATTGGGCGCACCCTTTCAAATTATAAGGAAACCTGA
- a CDS encoding LysR substrate-binding domain-containing protein gives MIRLRQLEALRAVMSTGSVTAAADVLGISQPAVSRLIASLEKSMAMPLFERHRGRLHPTHEAKFLSEEVERAISNLEHISRLSEDIRNQKAGHLRIACLPGFATSLMPKVIAEFLKEREDVTISIQTRSSVRVREWIAAQQYDIGVADEFEGHTAIQHETVNIRTECVLSPLHPLAAQKVIRPEDLHNMPMIIQDQENRFHHRLKRTFEAAGAELNARVEVRQFATACLLAMNDVGAAVVSSIDAAEYAGRGLIVRQFKPELPFTLDLLYPKYHPRSLLLQDFISHFKERLSPFIM, from the coding sequence ATGATTCGTCTCCGCCAATTGGAAGCTTTGCGCGCCGTTATGTCCACCGGCAGCGTAACAGCAGCTGCTGATGTTCTTGGCATCTCTCAACCGGCTGTAAGCCGCTTAATTGCAAGCCTTGAGAAATCCATGGCTATGCCATTGTTTGAACGTCACAGAGGCCGCCTGCATCCCACCCATGAAGCAAAATTCCTATCGGAAGAGGTTGAAAGGGCAATTTCGAATCTCGAACATATTTCCCGCCTTTCCGAAGATATTCGAAACCAAAAAGCAGGACATCTGCGCATTGCCTGCCTTCCAGGATTTGCCACTTCCCTCATGCCAAAGGTTATTGCGGAGTTTTTGAAAGAACGTGAAGACGTCACGATTTCCATACAAACCCGCTCATCTGTGCGGGTTCGCGAATGGATCGCAGCCCAGCAATATGACATCGGGGTAGCAGATGAATTTGAAGGTCATACCGCCATTCAACATGAAACGGTTAACATCCGAACAGAATGCGTTCTATCGCCCCTGCACCCTTTAGCTGCCCAGAAAGTGATCCGACCAGAAGATCTGCACAACATGCCCATGATCATTCAGGATCAGGAAAATCGGTTTCATCATCGCCTGAAAAGAACATTCGAAGCAGCAGGTGCCGAGCTCAATGCCCGGGTCGAGGTCCGGCAATTTGCAACAGCCTGTCTTCTAGCCATGAATGATGTGGGCGCGGCGGTGGTCAGCTCAATTGATGCGGCTGAATATGCAGGGCGCGGCCTCATCGTCAGACAGTTCAAGCCTGAGCTTCCTTTCACTCTGGATCTCCTTTACCCAAAATATCACCCCAGATCATTGCTTCTGCAGGACTTCATATCCCACTTCAAAGAACGGCTCTCCCCGTTCATCATGTAA
- the ugpB gene encoding sn-glycerol-3-phosphate ABC transporter substrate-binding protein UgpB, which produces MSIMKKLVAPATLAALVGSTSMASAVTEINWWHAMGGANGERVNKIADDFNKSQSEYKVVPTFKGNYTETMTAAIAAFRAKKQPHIVQVFEVGTATMMAAKGAVYPVEQVMADAGEKFNRDDYLPAVISYYQTPKGELLSMPFNSSTPVLWYNKDAFKKAGIDKVPATWAEMKEASDKLRASGMKCGFSFGWQSWVMVENFGAWHNVPMGTKENGFAGIDTKFTFNNDAVKKHFNNLSAWTKDGTFAYGGRRGDSLPMFINQECGMWMNSSAYYGSIKAQAKFEFGQSMLPYYEDVTAKPQNSIIGGATLWVLRGQDKGDYKGVAKFMNYMSSPEVQAWWHQGTGYVPITTAAYELSKKQGFYDSNPGTDTAIKQLSLNTPTPASRGIRFGNFVQIRDVINEEMEAIWAGEKSADEGLDTAVERGNALLRKFEKANK; this is translated from the coding sequence ATGTCAATTATGAAAAAACTTGTTGCACCTGCAACACTGGCAGCACTGGTAGGAAGCACATCTATGGCTTCTGCCGTAACTGAAATCAACTGGTGGCACGCCATGGGTGGTGCAAACGGTGAGCGAGTGAACAAAATCGCTGACGATTTCAATAAATCACAGTCCGAATACAAAGTTGTCCCAACATTTAAAGGCAACTACACAGAAACAATGACTGCTGCCATTGCAGCATTCCGCGCGAAAAAACAGCCTCACATCGTTCAGGTGTTTGAAGTTGGTACCGCAACAATGATGGCTGCCAAAGGCGCCGTATACCCTGTTGAGCAAGTAATGGCTGACGCAGGTGAGAAATTCAATCGTGATGACTATTTGCCAGCGGTTATTTCTTACTACCAGACACCAAAAGGTGAACTGCTATCCATGCCATTTAACAGCTCTACACCTGTTCTGTGGTACAACAAAGACGCGTTCAAAAAAGCTGGCATCGACAAAGTTCCTGCGACTTGGGCTGAAATGAAAGAAGCTTCTGACAAACTGCGTGCTTCCGGCATGAAATGTGGCTTCTCTTTCGGTTGGCAGTCCTGGGTCATGGTTGAAAACTTCGGCGCATGGCACAACGTTCCAATGGGAACAAAAGAAAACGGCTTTGCTGGCATCGACACAAAGTTCACATTTAACAACGACGCTGTTAAGAAACACTTCAATAACCTGTCTGCATGGACAAAAGACGGCACATTCGCATACGGTGGACGTCGCGGCGACAGCTTGCCAATGTTCATCAACCAGGAATGTGGTATGTGGATGAACTCTTCCGCTTACTACGGTTCCATTAAAGCTCAGGCTAAATTTGAGTTCGGTCAGTCCATGCTGCCTTACTATGAAGATGTAACAGCCAAGCCACAAAACTCCATCATCGGCGGTGCAACTCTTTGGGTTCTGCGTGGTCAGGACAAAGGTGACTATAAAGGTGTTGCGAAGTTCATGAACTACATGTCTTCACCAGAAGTACAGGCATGGTGGCACCAGGGTACAGGTTATGTGCCGATCACAACAGCTGCATACGAACTGTCCAAGAAACAAGGTTTCTATGACAGCAACCCAGGTACAGACACAGCGATTAAACAGCTGAGCCTGAACACACCTACACCAGCATCTCGCGGTATCCGCTTTGGTAACTTCGTTCAGATCCGTGACGTGATCAATGAAGAAATGGAAGCTATCTGGGCCGGCGAAAAATCTGCTGATGAAGGTCTGGACACTGCGGTTGAACGCGGCAATGCGCTTCTTCGTAAGTTTGAAAAAGCCAACAAGTAA
- a CDS encoding carboxyl transferase domain-containing protein — protein sequence MSKPTLLIANRGEIAIRIAQTARSMGWQTVAISPEDDANSLHVRRLDNHILLPGAGPKAYLNISEVIKAAKEAGASAIHPGYGFLSENPVFAKACVEQDITFIGPSSEVLATMADKSQARALAIQCGVPVLAGRNEETSLEEATHFFQELEEGSRMFIKAVAGGGGRGMRLVSSVGEIEEAYSSAGREADASFGDGRVYVERFMPNARHIEVQVLGDGKKSVHLFDRDCSLQRRNQKIIEIAPASGLSPELRENLFKASIKMAEAVGYRGLGTFEFLVEAGQDNFAFLEANPRIQVEHTVTEEILGLDLVEMQIRVCGGESLNDLGVEFEELSPQGAAMQLRINAEEFADDGSLKIPAGQITSFETPGGRGMRIDGSAYIGWKANPRYDTLLAKLIVHVGNNNTARLADQAIRALADCRVGGIGTNIPFLQAVLESEGARTGQTHTRYVDDNMAELLKAMPVLEQVESVMAAEEATVAAEHVPEGHVTIPTSLTGTVVEMLVQEGEKIHKGQIVAILEAMKMEHQIEAAVSGEVTALVAAPGDTINEGQSLLHLLPQDVAKRDGAEETDIDPDYIRPDLAELLAKRDAILDEARGEAVAKRHAKGKNTVRENLALLVDEGSLSEYGGLNLAAQRSRFDVETLEKISPADGMVAGTASVNGDLFAEDRAACVVLGYDYTVFAGTQGMMNHKKTDRMLHLAEARQLPIIFYGEGGGGRPGDVDVSAASTLDVPTFQTYARLSGLVPRIGVASGRCFAGNAALMGVSDLLIATKDTSLGMGGPAMIEGGGLGVFTPEEVGPVSDQGPNGVIDVITEDETEATEVARKLLSYFQGAVSDFDCADQRLLKSVIPENRLRVYDIRQVIELLADTGSVQEIRPDYAKGMITAFVRIGGRPMGLIANNPKHLGGAIDADGSEKAARHLQLCDAFDIPVLTLCDTPGFMVGPDAEKTALVRKTARLFAAAGSLTVPIFTVILRKGYGLGAQAMGGGSMHAPFLTLSWPTGEMGPMGLEGAVRLGFKKELAAIEDLQEREKAFQKMVDAAYVRGKAVNAAAFMEIDDVIDPATTRDRIIQGLKAVALPAPRRGRKRTFVDTW from the coding sequence ATGTCAAAACCTACCCTTCTTATCGCCAATCGCGGCGAGATTGCCATTCGCATTGCTCAAACAGCACGGAGTATGGGATGGCAAACTGTTGCCATCTCCCCTGAGGATGACGCAAACAGTTTACATGTAAGGCGCTTGGATAATCACATCCTCCTCCCCGGCGCTGGTCCAAAGGCATATCTAAATATCAGCGAAGTCATCAAAGCGGCAAAAGAGGCGGGGGCTTCTGCGATCCATCCCGGATACGGATTTTTGAGTGAAAACCCGGTTTTTGCAAAAGCGTGTGTAGAGCAGGATATTACCTTTATTGGCCCGTCTTCTGAGGTGCTTGCCACTATGGCAGATAAAAGTCAGGCGCGGGCATTGGCAATTCAGTGCGGGGTGCCGGTTCTGGCCGGCCGCAATGAGGAAACATCCCTTGAAGAGGCAACCCATTTCTTTCAGGAACTGGAAGAGGGGAGCCGAATGTTCATCAAGGCGGTTGCCGGCGGCGGCGGTAGAGGGATGCGTCTTGTCTCAAGCGTTGGGGAGATAGAAGAGGCCTATAGTTCTGCAGGCCGTGAAGCTGACGCCTCGTTCGGTGATGGCCGGGTATATGTAGAGCGTTTTATGCCAAATGCACGGCATATCGAAGTTCAAGTGCTGGGTGATGGGAAGAAATCTGTTCACTTATTTGACCGGGATTGCTCCTTGCAGCGGCGGAACCAGAAAATCATCGAAATTGCCCCCGCATCAGGTCTTTCTCCTGAGTTGCGGGAAAACCTGTTCAAAGCGTCGATCAAGATGGCCGAAGCCGTTGGGTATCGTGGGCTTGGTACGTTTGAGTTTCTGGTGGAAGCCGGGCAGGATAATTTTGCGTTCCTGGAGGCCAATCCCCGCATTCAGGTAGAGCATACGGTAACAGAAGAAATTCTGGGTCTGGATTTGGTGGAGATGCAGATCCGAGTGTGTGGGGGTGAAAGCCTAAATGACTTGGGCGTGGAATTTGAGGAGCTTTCTCCGCAAGGGGCTGCCATGCAGTTGCGCATCAACGCGGAAGAGTTTGCAGACGATGGCAGTCTGAAAATACCTGCAGGACAGATCACCAGTTTTGAGACACCTGGCGGGCGCGGTATGCGGATCGATGGAAGTGCCTATATCGGATGGAAGGCCAATCCGCGCTACGACACACTTCTGGCGAAGTTAATCGTTCATGTGGGAAATAATAATACTGCACGTCTAGCAGATCAAGCCATCCGCGCATTGGCCGATTGCCGGGTGGGTGGCATAGGCACCAATATACCGTTTTTGCAGGCAGTGCTGGAAAGTGAAGGCGCTAGAACCGGTCAAACTCACACGCGTTATGTGGACGACAACATGGCCGAGCTGTTGAAGGCAATGCCAGTTCTTGAGCAAGTGGAAAGTGTTATGGCCGCTGAAGAGGCAACTGTCGCCGCGGAACATGTGCCGGAAGGACATGTAACAATTCCAACCAGTTTAACAGGTACTGTTGTGGAGATGCTCGTACAGGAAGGGGAGAAAATCCACAAAGGTCAGATCGTTGCGATTTTGGAAGCCATGAAAATGGAGCATCAGATCGAAGCCGCCGTTAGTGGTGAGGTAACCGCTCTTGTTGCGGCGCCGGGTGACACGATCAATGAAGGTCAGAGTTTGTTGCATCTACTCCCTCAAGATGTTGCCAAAAGGGACGGGGCCGAAGAGACCGACATTGATCCTGATTATATTCGCCCAGATTTGGCGGAGTTGCTGGCAAAGCGGGATGCCATTCTGGATGAGGCGCGCGGAGAGGCTGTTGCCAAACGTCATGCAAAAGGCAAGAACACCGTTCGGGAAAATCTGGCGCTTCTGGTCGATGAAGGCAGCCTGTCAGAGTATGGCGGGCTTAATCTGGCGGCGCAAAGGTCCCGGTTTGATGTGGAGACGTTGGAGAAAATCAGTCCGGCAGACGGTATGGTCGCCGGAACAGCCAGCGTAAATGGTGATCTGTTTGCAGAGGATCGCGCAGCATGCGTGGTTCTAGGCTATGACTACACGGTCTTTGCAGGGACGCAAGGCATGATGAACCATAAAAAGACGGATCGCATGTTGCATCTTGCTGAAGCCAGACAATTGCCGATTATTTTTTATGGTGAGGGCGGCGGTGGTCGCCCCGGTGATGTGGATGTGAGTGCAGCCTCAACGTTGGATGTTCCAACATTCCAGACATATGCCCGACTTTCAGGGCTTGTTCCGCGCATTGGTGTGGCGTCTGGACGCTGTTTTGCGGGGAACGCGGCCTTGATGGGGGTGAGCGATCTGTTGATCGCGACAAAAGACACATCCCTTGGGATGGGCGGCCCTGCAATGATTGAGGGAGGCGGACTTGGTGTTTTCACACCAGAGGAAGTGGGACCCGTTTCTGATCAAGGCCCAAATGGTGTTATCGACGTCATTACCGAAGATGAAACTGAAGCAACTGAGGTTGCGCGAAAGCTGTTGTCATATTTCCAAGGGGCGGTGAGCGATTTTGATTGTGCGGATCAGAGGCTGCTCAAGTCCGTCATCCCTGAAAACAGGCTTCGGGTTTATGATATTCGGCAAGTTATTGAGTTACTCGCCGATACAGGATCTGTTCAGGAAATCCGGCCTGATTATGCAAAGGGGATGATTACCGCATTTGTGCGTATTGGTGGTCGCCCAATGGGATTGATTGCCAATAACCCAAAACATCTGGGCGGCGCCATTGACGCGGATGGATCCGAAAAAGCAGCGCGTCATCTGCAGCTTTGTGATGCTTTTGATATTCCGGTGCTCACCCTTTGCGATACCCCCGGTTTTATGGTGGGCCCAGACGCCGAGAAAACAGCATTGGTTCGCAAAACAGCCCGTTTGTTTGCCGCCGCAGGTAGCCTGACAGTTCCAATATTCACTGTGATCCTGCGTAAAGGGTATGGTCTTGGCGCACAGGCCATGGGCGGGGGCAGTATGCACGCCCCTTTCCTTACCCTGTCGTGGCCCACTGGCGAAATGGGGCCAATGGGATTGGAAGGGGCTGTACGGCTTGGGTTTAAGAAAGAACTTGCCGCGATTGAAGATCTTCAGGAACGCGAAAAAGCCTTCCAGAAGATGGTGGATGCAGCCTATGTCCGTGGCAAGGCCGTGAATGCTGCCGCTTTTATGGAAATTGACGATGTGATTGATCCGGCGACAACCCGTGACCGGATTATCCAAGGGCTCAAGGCGGTCGCGCTTCCTGCCCCACGGCGAGGCAGGAAGCGGACATTTGTCGATACCTGGTAA